Proteins co-encoded in one Fusarium musae strain F31 chromosome 3, whole genome shotgun sequence genomic window:
- a CDS encoding hypothetical protein (EggNog:ENOG41), translated as MSWQAYIDSSLVGSGHIDKGAIISAAGDSAWASSPDLQLKPEEMKAISAIVGGDSAAKDKAFAEGLYIAGERYVMARAEDRSIYARSGRLGVAVAKTGQAIVIGHHGEAQVAGNATSTVEGLADYLVKSGY; from the exons ATGTCGTGGCAAG CATACATCGACTCAAG CCTTGTCGGTTCCGGTCATATTGACAAGGGCGCCATCATCAGTGCTGCGGGCGACAGcgcttgggcttcttctcctgaccTCCAG CTCAAGCccgaggagatgaaggccaTATCTGCCATCGTTGGCGGTGACTCGGctgccaaggacaaggcttTCGCTGAGGGTCTCTACATTGCTGGCGAGCGTTACGTTATGGCCCGAGCCGAGGACCGGAGTATCTACGCCCGATCG GGCCGCCTCGGTGTTGCTGTTGCGAAGACTGGCCaggccatcgtcatcggccaCCATGGTGAGGCCCAGGTCGCTGGCAACGCCACCTCTACCGTCGAAGGTCTTGCCGACTACCTCGTCAAGTCAGGATATTAG
- the GOT1 gene encoding Golgi Transport, translating into MSMWLTDTQKIGVVFCSGGGFFLIGGVMLFFDRSMLAMGNILFLIGLTIIIGPQKTLLFFARKQKAKGTAAFFLGLILIFMKWTFIGFIVEAYGIVVLFGDFLGTIAGFARGLPVVGPYIGMIADRIGLGRRNAELPV; encoded by the exons ATGTCGATGTGGTTGACAGATACTCAAA AAATTGGAGTTGTTTTCTGCTCCGGCG GAGGCTTCTTCCTGATAGGAGGCGTCATGCTATTCTTCGACCGATCTAT GCTTGCTATGGGAAAT ATCCTCTTCCTTATCGGCTTGACAATCATCATCGGACCTCAAAAGAcacttctcttcttcgcccGAAAGCAAAAAGCAAAGGGCACAGCGGCATTCTTCCTAGGCCTGATCCTGATTTTCATGAAGTGGACCTTTATCGGGTTTATTGTTGAAGCATACGGCATAGTGGTCCTGTTCGGAGATTTCCTGGGGACAATTGCTGGCTTTGCGCGAGGCTTGCCTGTCGTAGGGCCGTATATTGGAATGATCGCCGATAGGATAGGCCTTGGACGACGAAACGCCGAGCTTCCCGTTTAG
- a CDS encoding hypothetical protein (EggNog:ENOG41~BUSCO:EOG09264I14), translating to MAAPTEAQIAHQELIEKLDIHSTHKNFRSPTWKPNQRRNKNLKAIVGDASRREASALGTPMDASGIATPADDGLSTSGTSTPATESGKEPPNLAQASRNLSKLVLEKSLKPTGGVSAPTATYTNIESAPSLAHNKHYCDVTGLPAPYLDPKTRLRYHNKEVFGLIRTLPQGVAEQFLEARGAHTVLK from the coding sequence ATGGCCGCCCCAACCGAGGCGCAAATCGCCCATCAAGAGCTTATAGAGAAGCTTGACATTCACTCCACCCATAAGAACTTCCGCAGTCCGACCTGGAAGCCCAACCAGCGTCGAaacaagaacctcaaggcGATCGTCGGTGATGCTTCCCGAAGAGAAGCCTCAGCTCTTGGTACGCCGATGGACGCGAGTGGTATTGCTACACCAGCCGATGATGGACTCTCAACAAGCGGTACAAGCACGCCAGCCACCGAGAGCGGCAAGGAGCCCCCAAATCTGGCGCAAGCATCACGAAACCTGTCTAAGCTTGTCCTCGAGAAGAGCCTCAAACCGACAGGTGGTGTGTCGGCTCCAACTGCCACTTACACAAACATCGAATCGGCACCATCACTCGCGCATAACAAACATTACTGTGACGTGACTGGACTACCAGCTCCTTACCTTGATCCCAAGACGCGCCTTCGCTACCACAATAAGGAAGTGTTTGGCCTCATTAGGACGCTACCTCAGGGTGTGGCAGAGCAGTTCCTTGAGGCTCGTGGTGCTCACACGGTCCTTAAGTGA
- a CDS encoding hypothetical protein (EggNog:ENOG41): MDTKGMQEKLNEAVVVMNKSLQVSRIPFHINGMTNKPLQDINIQNMNVELVAQMFKNYQSNVLFHLEATDNLKPPN, encoded by the exons ATGGATACTAAGGGCATGCAGGAAAAGCTCAACGAAGCTGTCGTTGTTATGAATAAGAGTCTTCAGGTCAGTAGAATCCCATTTCACATCAATGGCATGACTAATAAGCCGCTTCAGGACATCAACATTCAGAACATGAACGTTGAATTGGTTGCACAAATGTTCAAGAACTACCAATCGAACGTTCTATTTCACCTGGAGG CCACGGACAACCTTAAGCCGCCGAACTGA